In the genome of Sardina pilchardus chromosome 14, fSarPil1.1, whole genome shotgun sequence, one region contains:
- the LOC134100900 gene encoding sphingosine 1-phosphate receptor 3, with amino-acid sequence MNHQICTHYNYTGKLDNRKEKLNGQTDPKTIAFLIFCCVIVFENVVVLVAIWKNHKFHNRMYFFIGNLALCDLLASGTYIVNLLMSGEKTFYLSPVLWFLREGSMFVALAASIFSLLAIAIERHLTMIKMRPYDAKKNYRVVLLIGTCWLIAVLLGALPILGWNCLGNLPDCSTILPLYSKTYVAFCITIFMVLLLAMSVLYVRIYTLVKSSSRKVTKHSNSERSIALLRTVIIVVGVFIVCWTPIFILLLIDVACEHRRCSVLLKADWFIAVAVLNSAMNPVIYTLASREMRRAFFCLMCGCLTKCNSSTTKPVLEPSRSKSSSSHRPNDQDKLEVTERQGPTSKKQLPLERAAEWLAS; translated from the coding sequence ATGAACCATCAGATATGCACACATTACAACTACACGGGTAAACTGGATAACCGCAAGGAAAAGTTAAATGGGCAAACTGATCCAAAAACGATCGCCTTTCTTATTTTCTGTTGCGTAATTGTCTTTGAAAATGTTGTTGTTCTGGTGGCAATATGGAAAAATCATAAATTCCACAACCGAATGTATTTCTTCATCGGGAACCTAGCCTTGTGTGACCTTTTGGCGAGTGGAACGTACATAGTAAACTTGTTAATGTCTGGGGAGAAAACGTTTTACCTCTCACCAGTACTGTGGTTCTTGCGGGAAGGGAGCATGTTTGTGGCGCTGGCCGCTTCCATTTTCAGCCTTCTAGCAATTGCAATTGAGAGACACCTAACAATGATAAAGATGAGACCATATGATGCCAAGAAAAACTACAGAGTTGTCTTACTTATAGGCACTTGCTGGCTGATTGCTGTTTTACTGGGAGCTTTACCCATCCTCGGTTGGAACTGTCTTGGTAACCTTCCCGACTGTTCTACTATCCTGCCTCTCTACTCAAAGACGTATGTGGCCTTTTGCATCACTATCTTCATGGTCCTGTTGCTTGCGATGTCAGTGCTGTATGTTCGCATCTACACACTGGTCAAGTCTAGCAGTCGTAAAGTTACAAAGCATAGCAACTCGGAGAGATCAATTGCACTTCTGCGTACCGTTATCATCGTGGTCGGGGTCTTCATCGTCTGCTGGACTCCTATCTTTATTCTATTGCTGATAGACGTGGCGTGTGAGCATCGCCGTTGTTCCGTGCTGCTCAAGGCCGACTGGTTCATCGCCGTGGCTGTGCTCAACTCTGCCATGAACCCCGTGATATACACCCTAGCGAGCAGAGAAATGCGCCGCGCGTTTTTCTGTCTAATGTGCGGCTGTCTCACCAAATGCAATTCTTCCACCACCAAACCTGTATTGGAGCCCAGCCGGAGCAAGTccagcagcagccacaggccAAATGACCAGGACAAGCTGGAGGTCACGGAGCGACAGGGCCCTACGTCCAAGAAGCAGCTTCCGTTGGAAAGGGCTGCTGAGTGGCTAGCGAGTTGA